A stretch of Cryptococcus decagattii chromosome 7, complete sequence DNA encodes these proteins:
- a CDS encoding mRNA cleavage and polyadenylation factor Clp1, which translates to MTEQQTTELTNIDLEAGSEWRFELEADENIALRTLSSDPVFINSQELTPSAWYPIYRHTKSALYAPTPARIQVTNLPASQYTSTSTVQPQLLNLHLAMERQRILSKRGLEQRGPRVMIMGPQSSGKTTVMKNLVNLALGTGMGWTPGVIGLDPSSPPNLIPGSLSISTPSHPIPTHHLAHPLGSPPASTAANTVSGDVETASWWLGALEPTNKNAEVWRVLVEHMAEAWRMRCEKDRNASISGLFLDTPAAFTVPTLGTKKDDPKARYTLVSHAIQAFDIDTIIVIGHEKLHIDLSRLPIVQSRPLNVIRVPKSGGAVDLDDHDRETAHLFQVRTYFYGEPPLPPQISSLVGKMVSLDFELSPYSFQIPWSRLVVLRVGEENSAPSSALPLGSSKVLSPLRLTRVDPSGPGHVVRLLNRVLALVDVKPEDKIVPAKEPEVKEEVKEEKSEKDGEVKQEDGEGEKIGQGEGEGDGDGDGDGEGEGEGDAEGEGEDDQEEVPFREEIGTREVLGFIVITAIDTFARKYTVLSPTPGRLPTTVAIAGAIEWVDSA; encoded by the exons ATGACTGAACAGCAAACTACTGAACTCACAAATATCGACCTCGAAGCCGGATCAGAATGGAGATTTGAACTCGAAGCCGATGAAAACATTGCACTAAGA ACTCTCTCTTCCGATCCAGTTTTTATCAACTCTCAAGAACTTACTCCTTCGGCCTGGTATCCGATCTACCGGCACACAAAATCCGCTCTCTATGCCCCAACTCCTGCCAGAATACAGGTGACAAACCTCCCGGCATCCCAATAtacatccacatccaccGTTCAACCGCAGCTGCTGAATCTCCATCTGGCAATGGAGCGCCAGCGGATACTGTCAAAGCGAGGGTTGGAGCAGCGAGGGCCTCGGGTGATGATCATGGGGCCTCAAAGTTCAGGAAAGACAACAGTCATGAAGAACTTAGTCAATTTGGCGTTAGGGACCGGTATGGGCTGGACACCTGGTGTGATTGGCCTGGATCCGTCAAGT CCTCCTAACCTTATCCCAGGAAGTTTGTCCATCTCGACACCATCACATCCGATCCCCACCCATCATTTGGCCCATCCCTTGGGCTCACCACCCGCTTCTACTGCGGCCAATACTGTCTCGGGAGATGTAGAAACGGCCAGCTGGTGGCTTGGAGCTCTTGAACCGACAAACAAGAATGCCGAAGTATGGCGGGTTCTGGTTGAGCACATGGCAGAAGCTTGGCGAATGAGATGTGAAAAGGACAGGAACG CCAGCATCTCTGGCCTCTTCCTCGATACCCCTGCCGCATTCACGGTCCCCACTCTCGGCACCAAGAAAGACGACCCTAAAGCCCGATATACTTTGGTCAGTCATGCTATCCAGGCGTTTGATATTGACaccatcatcgtcattgGCCACGAAAAGCTACATATCGATCTCTCCCGTCTTCCTATAGTACAATCACGCCCACTCAACGTGATCCGTGTCCCCAAATCAGGCGGCGCTGTCGACCTTGATGATCACGATCGCGAGACCgctcatctcttccaagTCCGAACCTATTTTTATGGTGAACCGCCTCTCCCGCCACAAATCTCCAGCCTCGTAGGGAAGATGGTGTCTCTCGATTTCGAGTTATCGCCATACTCATTCCAGATTCCATGGAGCAGGCTTGTTGTTCTTCGTGTCGGGGAAGAAAACTCGGCCCCGTCGTCCGCCCTGCCACTTGGTTCCAGCAAGGTACTGTCACCTTTAAGGTTGACTAGGGTGGATCCCAGTGGACCCGGACATGTAGTAAGGCTGTTGAATAGGGTCTTGGCGTTGGTGGATGTCAAGCCTGAGGATAAGATTGTGCCGGCGAAAGAACCAGAGGTAAAAGAGGAagtgaaggaagaaaagagcgagaaggatggagaggttAAACAAGAAGATGGCGAGGGAGAAAAAATAGGACAAGGGGAGGGCGAGGGCGATGGCGATGGCGACGGCGACGgcgaaggagaaggcgagggagatgctgaaggtgaaggtgaGGATGATCAGGAAGAAGTACCGTTCAGGGAAGAGATTGGGACAAGGGAAGTGTTGGGTTTCATCGTCAT CACTGCCATAGATACATTCGCTCGCAAGTATACCGTGTTATCACCCACACCAGGCCGTCTGCCGACTACGGTCGCCATCGCTGGTGCTATCGAATGGGTTGACTCTGCTTAA